A section of the Pristiophorus japonicus isolate sPriJap1 chromosome 4, sPriJap1.hap1, whole genome shotgun sequence genome encodes:
- the LOC139262077 gene encoding neuropeptide Y receptor type 6-like produces the protein MMKTGKMYNHSVNNSEVVHDGTRPQFTDFDSCQASSPVMFLLILAYGTVTIIGLFGNLCLIFIIKRQKENHNVTNILIANLSVSDILICIMCIPFTIVYTLMDYWIFGDVMCKANSFIQCVSVTVSIFSLVLIAIERHQLIVNPRGWKPSVSHACWGIVLIWFISLIISFPFIIFHLLTDEPFRNVSSHSEFYKDKFVCIETWPSETDRLVFTTCLLILQYFAPLCFIFVCYLKIFVCLKKRNGMADKMRENESRVNESKRINMMLASIVVAFTVCWLPLNIFNVVFDWNHEALMNCHYNLVFTLCHLTAMISTCINPIFYGFLNKNFQKDLNMLIHCKYQSTQEEYENIGLSAIHTDVSKCSLKLNNSSPTV, from the coding sequence ATGATGAAAACAGGTAAAATGTACAATCACAGCGTAAATAATTCTGAAGTTGTCCATGATGGCACTAGGCCCCAGTTTACAGATTTTGATTCATGCCAAGCTTCTTCGCCTGTAATGTTTCTGTTGATTCTTGCATACGGTACTGTAACCATAATAGGACTTTTTGGTAATCTCTGCCTCATATTCATCATAAAAAGGCAAAAAGAAAATCATAATGTTACCAATATCCTGATTGCAAATCTTTCTGTATCTGATATTCTTATTTGTATCATGTGCATTCCTTTCACTATTGTGTACACATTGATGGATTACTGGATATTTGGAGATGTCATGTGCAAAGCAAACTCATTTATCCAATGTGTATCTGTTACTGTGTCTATATTTTCCTTAGTTCTGATTGCTATTGAAAGACATCAGTTAATTGTAAACCCACGTGGCTGGAAGCCCAGTGTCTCCCATGCATGTTGGGGGATTGTATTGATCTGGTTCATATCCCTAATAATCTCTTTTCCATTCATCATATTTCACCTGCTTACAGATGAACCTTTTAGAAATGTTTCTTCACACTCAGAATTCTATAAAGACAAATTTGTATGCATTGAGACCTGGCCCTCAGAAACAGACAGACTGGTCTTTACAACATGTCTCCTCATACTTCAATATTTTGCCCCACTCTGCTTTATATTTGTTTGCTATTTAAAAATTTTCGTATGCCTAAAGAAAAGAAATGGTATGGCAgataaaatgagagaaaatgagagtaGGGTGAATGAAAGCAAAAGAATAAACATGATGCTGGCCTCAATTGTCGTGGCATTTACAGTCTGCTGGCTGCCATTGAACATCTTCAATGTTGTCTTTGACTGGAATCATGAAGCTCTGATGAACTGCCACTATAATCTTGTATTTACACTATGTCATCTGACAGCAATGATATCGACCTGCATTAATCCCATCTTCTACGGATTTCTCAATAAGAATTTCCAGAAGGACTTAAATATGCTAATTCACTGCAAATACCAATCAACTCAAGAAGAGTATGAGAATATTGGCCTCTCAGCCATACACACAGATGTATCCAAATGCTCTCTGAAATTAAACAATTCATCTCCAACTGTATAA